The proteins below come from a single Faecalibaculum rodentium genomic window:
- a CDS encoding MetQ/NlpA family ABC transporter substrate-binding protein, with translation MNKLAKLAAAALLAAGLAGCSSASDTQKTDGADAPKEDGTLEVLKVGATTAPHAMILEQAIEPMKEAGYDLQITEFSDYPNINPSTSDGSLDANYFQHQPYLDGYNEDNGYKEGDDGYLVSAGAIHYEPLGAYAQEIEEVNLDNIPENAKIAVPNDATNEARALLLLQDLGILTLKDGAGLNATKADIKDNPKNVEIIESAADQTANQLPDVDVAVVNGNYALAANITDYLRANEASDSEAAKTYQNVVAVKEANKDKDSIKKLVEILKSDDIKKYIEDEFGVSVVPAA, from the coding sequence ATGAACAAACTCGCAAAACTCGCTGCTGCAGCCCTGCTGGCTGCCGGTTTGGCCGGCTGCTCTTCCGCATCCGACACACAGAAAACCGACGGAGCCGACGCACCGAAGGAAGACGGGACCCTGGAAGTCCTGAAGGTGGGCGCCACCACGGCTCCCCACGCCATGATCCTGGAACAGGCCATTGAGCCGATGAAGGAAGCCGGCTATGATCTGCAGATCACCGAATTCTCCGACTATCCCAACATCAACCCCTCCACGTCTGATGGCAGCCTGGATGCCAACTACTTCCAGCACCAGCCGTACCTGGATGGCTACAACGAAGACAACGGCTACAAGGAAGGAGACGACGGCTACCTGGTATCCGCCGGTGCGATCCACTACGAACCCCTTGGCGCCTATGCCCAGGAGATTGAGGAAGTGAACCTGGACAACATCCCGGAAAACGCAAAGATCGCAGTGCCCAATGACGCGACAAACGAAGCCCGCGCCCTGCTGCTTCTGCAGGACCTGGGGATCCTGACGCTGAAGGACGGCGCCGGGCTGAACGCCACGAAGGCGGACATCAAGGACAACCCGAAAAACGTGGAAATCATTGAATCCGCTGCAGACCAGACCGCGAACCAGCTGCCGGATGTGGACGTGGCAGTCGTCAATGGCAACTATGCCCTGGCAGCGAACATCACCGACTACCTGCGCGCCAACGAAGCCAGCGACTCCGAAGCTGCGAAGACATACCAGAACGTCGTGGCGGTCAAGGAAGCGAACAAAGACAAGGATTCCATCAAGAAGCTCGTGGAGATCCTGAAATCCGATGACATCAAGAAATACATCGAAGACGAATTCGGTGTATCTGTCGTACCTGCGGCGTAA
- a CDS encoding methionine ABC transporter permease produces METLTKWIPNVIEYADQFPKATWDTLVMLFWSGLVSIILGLILAVVVVITRKDGIAPNKWVFWILDKIINLFRAIPFIILVPALAFLSRFVFHTTIGITGAMVPLIVGTVPFMARQFESAIMEIPEGVVEASISMGMTNWQIITQVYLRENIPGMIRGVTITLIALIGQIAIVGAVGAGGLGDMAIRYGNGRRMTDITYVVILLILIIISIIQLIGDRLVAKFTR; encoded by the coding sequence GTGGAAACATTGACTAAGTGGATACCGAATGTGATCGAATACGCCGATCAGTTCCCGAAGGCCACCTGGGACACGCTGGTCATGTTGTTCTGGTCAGGCCTTGTCTCCATCATCCTGGGTCTGATCCTGGCGGTGGTCGTAGTGATCACCCGCAAGGACGGCATTGCACCGAACAAATGGGTGTTCTGGATCCTGGACAAGATCATCAACCTGTTCCGGGCGATCCCGTTCATCATCCTGGTTCCGGCCCTGGCCTTCCTGTCCCGCTTCGTGTTCCATACCACAATCGGGATCACAGGCGCCATGGTGCCGCTGATCGTGGGCACTGTCCCGTTCATGGCCCGCCAGTTCGAGTCGGCAATCATGGAGATCCCCGAGGGGGTCGTCGAGGCCTCGATTTCCATGGGCATGACCAACTGGCAGATCATCACCCAGGTGTATCTGCGGGAAAACATCCCGGGCATGATCCGGGGCGTGACCATCACCCTGATCGCCCTGATCGGACAGATCGCCATTGTGGGGGCTGTCGGTGCCGGGGGACTGGGCGACATGGCGATCCGCTATGGCAACGGACGGCGCATGACGGACATCACGTATGTGGTCATCCTGCTGATCCTGATCATCATTTCCATCATCCAGCTGATCGGCGACCGCCTGGTGGCGAAATTCACCCGATGA
- a CDS encoding amino acid ABC transporter substrate-binding protein gives MKKRMAALFCAGILLAGCAGTVTEDQAAADAKDTGDKQTFTVGFDAEFPPYGYKDENGEYTGFDLELAQAVADMEGWELVKQPIDWDAKDMELSSGTIDCIWNGFTMDGREDQYTFSTPYIDNSQVFVVPADSDVKTAEDLAGKNVGVQKDSSALAALESEDHKALMDSFANLTQYADYNTAMMDLEAGGLDAVAMDVGVADYQLASREGEFRKLEKPLASEVYAIGFLKGNDELKDKVQEDVYKLYDDGTVDKIADKYGLKDFLVIDKYRADKAD, from the coding sequence ATGAAAAAAAGAATGGCGGCGCTGTTCTGCGCAGGAATCCTGCTGGCGGGATGTGCCGGCACGGTGACGGAAGACCAGGCAGCTGCCGATGCAAAGGATACCGGCGACAAACAGACCTTTACGGTAGGCTTTGATGCGGAATTCCCGCCCTATGGCTACAAGGATGAAAACGGCGAATACACCGGCTTTGACCTGGAACTGGCGCAGGCTGTGGCTGACATGGAGGGCTGGGAACTTGTGAAGCAGCCCATTGACTGGGATGCCAAGGACATGGAGCTCTCCAGCGGCACCATTGACTGCATCTGGAACGGGTTCACCATGGATGGCCGGGAAGACCAGTACACCTTCAGCACCCCCTATATCGACAACTCCCAGGTATTTGTGGTGCCGGCTGATTCAGATGTGAAGACAGCCGAAGACCTCGCCGGCAAAAACGTGGGTGTCCAGAAGGATTCCTCCGCACTCGCTGCCCTGGAATCCGAGGATCACAAAGCCCTGATGGACAGCTTCGCAAACCTCACACAGTATGCGGACTACAACACGGCCATGATGGACCTGGAAGCCGGCGGTCTGGATGCCGTGGCGATGGACGTCGGCGTGGCAGACTACCAGCTGGCCAGCCGGGAGGGTGAATTCCGGAAACTGGAGAAGCCTCTTGCGTCCGAGGTGTACGCTATCGGGTTCCTGAAGGGCAACGATGAACTGAAGGACAAGGTCCAGGAAGATGTCTACAAGCTGTATGACGACGGAACAGTGGACAAGATTGCAGACAAATACGGTCTGAAGGACTTCCTTGTGATTGACAAATACCGCGCAGACAAGGCGGACTGA
- a CDS encoding amino acid ABC transporter ATP-binding protein: MNETSQNGKDRELLTIRHMRKAFGDNQVLKDISLSVRNGEIVSVIGPSGSGKSTLLRCATMLETMDGGSLGYSGVWACEAVDGQGGDAVYASQAQLQKIHRSFGLVFQNFNLFPHYSVLKNVMDAPVRVLKQDREQAKQEALKLLEQFGLADKADAYPCELSGGQQQRVSVARALALKPEILFLDEPTSALDPELTADVLNVLKQLAAQHMTMVIVTHELEFAREVSDRIIFVENGEIVEQGTPEQLFASDKQRVQEFIGKLSVSPVRPSSLSEV, translated from the coding sequence ATGAATGAAACAAGTCAGAACGGCAAAGACCGCGAACTCCTGACCATTCGCCATATGCGGAAGGCTTTCGGCGACAACCAGGTGCTCAAGGACATATCCCTGTCTGTCCGCAATGGAGAAATCGTGTCGGTCATCGGTCCTTCCGGGTCCGGAAAATCGACACTCCTGCGGTGCGCGACCATGCTGGAAACCATGGATGGCGGATCCCTGGGATACAGTGGGGTCTGGGCGTGTGAAGCTGTCGATGGCCAGGGTGGCGATGCGGTCTATGCGTCCCAGGCACAGCTCCAGAAAATCCATCGGAGTTTTGGACTGGTGTTCCAGAACTTCAACCTGTTTCCGCATTATTCGGTGCTGAAAAACGTCATGGATGCACCGGTGCGGGTCCTGAAGCAGGACAGAGAACAGGCAAAACAGGAAGCCCTGAAGCTGCTGGAACAGTTCGGTCTGGCGGACAAGGCCGATGCCTATCCCTGTGAGCTCTCCGGCGGACAGCAGCAGCGGGTGAGCGTGGCCAGGGCCCTGGCACTGAAACCGGAGATCCTGTTTCTGGATGAGCCGACTTCGGCACTGGACCCGGAGCTCACTGCCGATGTGCTCAACGTTCTCAAACAGCTGGCGGCACAGCATATGACCATGGTGATCGTGACACACGAGCTGGAGTTTGCCAGGGAAGTATCCGACCGGATCATTTTTGTGGAAAACGGAGAAATCGTGGAACAGGGAACGCCGGAACAGCTCTTTGCATCCGACAAACAGCGGGTGCAGGAGTTCATCGGAAAGCTGTCTGTCAGCCCAGTCCGCCCATCCAGTCTGTCAGAGGTCTGA
- a CDS encoding amino acid ABC transporter permease, protein MDLQTFTELGSGLLVSLEIFFLTLLFSLPLGMVVAFGRMSKNRILSAVTKFYISVMRGTPLMLQLIVVYFGPYYLFRIRVGADYRFIAVILAFVLNYAAYFAEIYRSGLQAMPKGQYEAAKVLGYSKTQTFFHIILPQLIKQVLPAVTNEIITLVKDTSLAFAIAVAEMFTIAKQLAAAQATIVPLMIAGLYYYVFNLIVSFVMERIEKHYAYYRN, encoded by the coding sequence ATGGATTTGCAGACATTCACGGAGCTGGGATCGGGACTTCTTGTCTCTCTGGAGATTTTCTTCCTGACCCTGCTGTTCTCCCTGCCGCTGGGCATGGTGGTGGCATTTGGCCGGATGTCGAAAAACCGGATCCTGAGTGCGGTCACCAAGTTCTATATATCTGTCATGCGGGGCACACCCCTGATGCTGCAGCTGATCGTCGTGTACTTTGGTCCCTATTATCTCTTCAGGATACGGGTTGGTGCGGATTACCGGTTCATCGCGGTGATCCTGGCGTTTGTCCTGAACTATGCGGCATATTTTGCAGAGATCTACCGCAGCGGCCTGCAGGCCATGCCCAAGGGCCAGTATGAAGCGGCGAAAGTGCTGGGATACTCGAAGACCCAGACATTCTTTCACATCATTCTGCCGCAGCTGATCAAGCAGGTCCTGCCGGCAGTGACCAATGAAATCATCACGCTGGTCAAGGACACTTCGCTGGCTTTTGCGATCGCTGTGGCGGAAATGTTCACCATTGCCAAGCAGCTGGCGGCTGCGCAGGCCACGATCGTCCCGCTGATGATCGCCGGGCTGTATTACTATGTGTTCAACCTCATTGTCAGCTTCGTCATGGAGCGCATTGAGAAACACTATGCCTACTACCGGAATTAG
- a CDS encoding tetratricopeptide repeat protein: protein MKLTWNLADKVLAELPSGAGQLDLHHTRPKIEGRDHGRTVFTLTPVNLQVHVPENNQADLHDLTGAEAAGSFLELTYADGRRSKIHTGIHTDQIAALLQGLLEPEDPMLASLSLKAEAGDIKAMEQIAEIYEHREDDEKADIWREKAAQSRKNEHNRMHMKKADRKHEEALRQAGRDYQEKRDSDVPESLSANDLWLASRGFAEVNDRSNEWKYLQRAAELSHPEAHYQMGAYLASGMHETEKDEQEAFRHMKEAADLGSTQAPYYLGSWYRNGVGTEKDLEQADHWLAQDDSVKALIQRMLVKEELGDRQAALDLAKDAMAKTSSAKTRGMLQKKLDVWDEPSAEPAYLKAAGEYNAKEAVSAPKQVSARDLMNMAKGYADVNDFRQERRALEEAARLSHPEANYKLGAYLASGMHENETDPKAAFQWMMHAADLGNSQAPYYLGMWYAGGTGIEQDLEQAAFWLAKDESPKAKMQLALVLKQLEREEEAERTLQEILDAPEGQGTKAARDLAGRKLRQWRAEREKKQEQTQAQTRKSLRIAHVLNDAGEYDLAAEFLEQAAAGGSMEAKYLLALLLVKGQGVAADPERAKTLLEQTKDTRPESLYYLTYLESDPEKKEAYARAYLAGNPEKTRKAQVEKLLGIEEPETVKEEPEEPAADEDNPGAIQTAQPEPVEESQPAQAADGGEPGSQPVVHEDPTEAVVLRRRGIARIQAGDERGTDDLQKAADMGDVDACLLLGEAMLETDPAQGVKYLETAAKAGIGDGYALLGYAYMNGLGVPADQRRAHILIHEALKRGSRIARQWLLSE, encoded by the coding sequence ATGAAACTCACATGGAATCTGGCAGACAAAGTTCTGGCGGAGCTCCCCTCGGGGGCAGGGCAGCTGGACTTGCATCATACAAGGCCGAAGATCGAAGGCCGGGACCACGGACGGACGGTTTTCACGCTGACACCCGTCAACCTGCAGGTACATGTACCGGAGAACAACCAGGCAGATCTCCATGACCTGACAGGAGCTGAAGCAGCGGGAAGCTTTCTGGAACTGACCTATGCGGATGGACGCAGGTCCAAAATCCACACCGGCATTCACACAGACCAGATCGCGGCCCTGCTGCAGGGTCTGCTGGAGCCCGAGGATCCGATGCTGGCTTCGCTGTCCCTGAAGGCGGAAGCCGGAGACATCAAGGCGATGGAACAGATCGCGGAGATCTACGAACACCGGGAGGATGACGAAAAGGCGGACATCTGGCGCGAAAAAGCGGCACAGTCTCGGAAAAACGAGCACAACCGGATGCATATGAAAAAAGCCGACCGAAAGCACGAGGAAGCCCTACGGCAGGCGGGCCGCGACTATCAGGAGAAACGGGACAGCGATGTTCCGGAGAGCCTGTCGGCCAACGACCTGTGGCTGGCCAGCCGCGGATTTGCCGAAGTGAACGACCGGAGCAATGAATGGAAGTATCTTCAGCGGGCGGCAGAGCTTTCACACCCCGAAGCCCATTACCAGATGGGGGCTTATCTGGCGAGCGGCATGCATGAAACGGAAAAAGACGAACAGGAAGCCTTCCGCCACATGAAGGAAGCCGCCGACCTGGGCAGTACCCAGGCACCCTATTACCTCGGCAGCTGGTACCGCAATGGCGTCGGTACCGAAAAGGACCTGGAACAGGCCGATCACTGGCTGGCCCAGGATGACTCTGTCAAGGCGCTAATCCAGCGCATGCTGGTGAAGGAGGAACTGGGGGACCGTCAGGCGGCCCTCGATCTGGCGAAAGACGCCATGGCAAAAACCTCCTCTGCCAAAACCCGGGGGATGCTGCAGAAAAAGCTCGATGTCTGGGACGAACCATCGGCAGAACCGGCTTACCTGAAGGCAGCCGGGGAATACAACGCGAAGGAAGCGGTGTCGGCGCCGAAGCAGGTCAGTGCCAGGGACCTCATGAACATGGCAAAGGGATATGCGGATGTGAACGATTTCCGGCAGGAGCGCCGGGCGCTGGAGGAAGCGGCCAGGCTGTCCCATCCGGAGGCCAACTACAAACTCGGCGCCTATCTGGCGAGCGGCATGCACGAAAATGAGACAGATCCAAAGGCGGCATTCCAGTGGATGATGCACGCAGCGGACCTGGGCAACAGCCAGGCGCCGTATTACCTGGGAATGTGGTACGCCGGCGGTACGGGTATTGAGCAGGACCTTGAACAGGCGGCATTCTGGCTGGCAAAGGACGAAAGTCCGAAGGCGAAGATGCAGCTGGCGCTGGTGCTGAAGCAGCTGGAGCGGGAAGAGGAAGCAGAACGCACCCTGCAGGAGATCCTCGATGCACCGGAGGGACAGGGAACAAAAGCGGCCCGGGATCTGGCGGGCCGGAAGCTGCGTCAGTGGAGAGCCGAGAGGGAAAAGAAGCAGGAACAGACACAGGCACAGACCCGGAAATCCCTGCGGATTGCCCATGTCCTGAATGATGCCGGGGAATACGACCTGGCGGCGGAGTTTCTGGAACAGGCGGCAGCAGGCGGTTCCATGGAAGCGAAGTATCTGCTGGCACTGCTGCTGGTGAAGGGACAGGGCGTGGCAGCTGATCCCGAACGGGCGAAGACACTGCTGGAACAGACAAAGGACACACGGCCCGAGAGCCTGTACTATCTGACCTATCTGGAATCTGATCCTGAAAAAAAGGAAGCATATGCCCGGGCCTATCTGGCCGGGAACCCGGAAAAAACGCGGAAGGCACAGGTGGAAAAACTGCTGGGGATCGAAGAACCGGAGACTGTGAAGGAGGAGCCGGAAGAACCGGCTGCCGATGAGGACAACCCTGGTGCAATACAGACGGCACAGCCGGAACCCGTGGAAGAGTCGCAGCCTGCACAAGCTGCCGATGGCGGCGAACCGGGCTCACAGCCTGTTGTACACGAAGACCCCACTGAGGCTGTGGTCCTGCGCCGGCGGGGCATTGCCCGGATCCAGGCCGGGGATGAGCGGGGAACCGATGACTTGCAGAAAGCCGCGGACATGGGAGATGTGGATGCGTGTCTGCTCCTGGGAGAAGCCATGCTGGAGACAGACCCCGCACAGGGCGTGAAGTATCTTGAGACGGCAGCGAAGGCCGGCATCGGGGATGGCTACGCATTGCTGGGATACGCCTATATGAATGGCCTGGGGGTTCCGGCAGATCAGCGCAGAGCCCATATACTGATTCATGAAGCGCTGAAGCGCGGCAGCCGCATTGCCAGACAGTGGCTGCTGTCCGAGTGA